GGAAGACAAAGCCCTGCTGATGATGCGCGGCGTGGCCTCGACCATGGAAAAACACCACCAGGTGCAGATCCTCGACGAAGCCCTGGAAGCCTCGGTCAAGCTGTCCCACCGCTACATTCCCGCGCGCCAGTTGCCGGACAAATCCGTCAGCCTGCTGGACACCGCCTGCGCCCGCGTCGCCATCAGCCTGCACGCCGTGCCGGCCGAAGTGGACGACAGCCGCCGGCGCATCGAAGCACTGGAAACCGAGCTGCAGATCATCGCCCGCGAACACGCGATTGGCGTGGTCATCGGCACTCGCCAGACCCACAGCGAAAGCCTGCTGAGCGCTGAGCGCGAACGCCTGGCCGAACTGGAAAGCCGCTGGGCCGAAGAGAAAACCCTGGTGGACGAATTGCTGGAAACCCGCGCCACCCTGCGCGAACGCGTTGGCGTGGTGGACAGCGAAGACAGCAGCGAAGCTTCCGACAACGAAAGTCACGAACTGCGCGAGAAACTGGTGGACCTGCAACAGCGCCTGACCGCCCTGCAAGGAGAGAACCCGCTTATCCTGCCAACCGTTGATTACCAGGCCGTGGCCTCGGTGGTCGCCGACTGGACCGGTATCCCGGTGGGCCGCATGGCCCGCAACGAACTGGAAACCGTGCTCAACCTCGACCAGCACCTGAAGAAACGCATCATCGGCCAGGACCATGCCTTGCAGATGATCGCCAAGCGCATCCAGACCTCCCGCGCCGGCCTCGATAACCCGAGCAAGCCGATTGGCGTGTTCATGCTCGCCGGCACCTCCGGCGTGGGCAAGACCGAAACCGCCCTGGCCCTGGCCGAAGCCATGTACGGCGGCGAGCAGAACGTCATCACCATCAACATGAGCGAGTTCCAGGAAGCCCACACCGTGTCCACCCTCAAGGGCGCGCCACCGGGCTACATCGGCTACGGCGAAGGCGGCGTGCTGACCGAAGCCGTGCGGCGCAAACCGTACAGCGTGGTGCTGCTGGACGAGGTGGAAAAAGCCCACCCGGACGTGCACGAGATCTTCTTCCAGGTGTTCGACAAGGGCGTGATGGAGGACGGCGAAGGCCGGGTGATCGACTTCAAGAACACCTTGATCCTGCTGACCACCAACGCCGGCACCGAGCTGATCGCCCAGGTCTGCAAGGACCCGCAGAACGTGCCCGAGCCGGAAGAAATCGCCAAGGCCTTGCGCCAACCGCTGCTGGAAATTTTCCCGCCGGCCCTGCTCGGCCGCCTGGTGACGATTCCGTACTACCCGCTCAGCGACGAGATGCTCAAGGCCATCACCCGCCTGCAACTCAACCGCATCAAGAAGCGCGTGGAGAGCACCCACAAAGTGGCCTTCGACTACGACGACGCGGTGATCGACCTGATCGTCTCGCGTTGCACCGAAACCGAAAGCGGCGGGCGCATGATCGACACCATCCTGACCAACAGCCTGCTGCCGGACATGAGCCGCGAGTTCCTGACTCGCATGCTCGAAGGCAAGGCCCTGGCCGGTGTGCGGATCAGTGCCGTGGACAACGAACTGAAGTACGATTTCAGCGACGCGGCCTGACCCGAAGGAACACCGCATAACCCCTGTGGGAGCGGGCTTGCTCGCGAATGCAATCTGTCAGTGCCATTGATGTTGCCTGACACACCGCCTTCGCGAGCAAGCCCGCTCCCACATTAGATTGCGCTCCTTCAGTTACTAATCAGCATGAGAACCTCGATGTTATTCAACCAAGCCTCCCGCCTGGCCAAGATCACCAGCCCCCTCGGACCTGAGGTACTGCTGCTCAAGGACATGGGCGGCGGCGAAGAGCTGGGGCGGCTGTTCAACTACGAGTTGCAGCTGCACTCGCTGGACAATGCCATCGACCTCAACCAGGTACTCGGCAAGCCGATGTGCGTAAGCGTTCAGCTGGACGGCGGTGGCGAGCGACATTTTCATGGCATCGTTGCGCGCTTCAGCCAGAACGTCGACCAGGGCCAATTCGCCAGTTACCAGGCCACGCTGCGGCCTTGGCTGTGGCTGCTGACGCGCACCTCTGATTGCCGGATTTTCCAGAACCTGACCATCCCGCAGATCATCAAGCAGGTGTTCCGCGACCTGGGCTTTTCCGATTTCGAAGATGCCTTGAGTCATCCCTATCGCGAGTGGGAATACTGCGTGCAGTACCGCGAGACGAGTTTCGACTTCGTCAGTCGCCTGATGGAACAGGAAGGCATCTACTACTTTTTCCGTCATGAGCAGGGTCGCCATGTGCTGGTGATGGCCGACGCCTATGGCGCCCACACCCGTGCGCCCGGCTATGCATCGGTGCCCTACTATCCGAAGAACGAGCAACAGCGCGAGCGCGATCACATCCACGATTGGCATCTGGCCCAGGAAGTCCAGCCGGGTTCGCTGGAGCTCAACGACTACGACTTCCAGCGGCCCAGCGCCCGCATCGACGTGCGCTCGGCCATGCCCCGCCCGCACGCCGCTGGCGACTATCCGCTGTATGACTATCCCGGCACCTATGTGCAAAGCTCGGATGGCGAGCACTACGCCCGCACCCGCATCGAAGCCCTGCAGACATTGCATGAGCAGATCGAGTTGTCGGGTAATGCCCGGGGCCTGGGGTCGGGGCATCTGTTCAGCCTCACTGGCTTCAGTCGCAAGGACCAGAACCGCGAATACCTGATCGTCGGCGCGCGTTATTACCTGTCCCAGGAAAGCGGCGAGAGTGGCGTCGGCGCGCCGTCGGCACAGTTCGAAAGCAGCCTGACCTGCATCGACGCCCAGCAGAGCTTTCGCCCGATGGCGATCACCCACCGCCCCATCGTCAAGGGCCCGCAAACCGCATTGGTGGTCGGCCCCAAGGGCGAGGAAATCTGGACCGACCAGTTCGGCCGGGTGAAGGTGCATTTCTACTGGGACCGTCACGACCAATCCAACGAGAACAGCTCTTGCTGGATTCGAGTGTCGCAGGCTTGGGCCGGGAAAAATTGGGGCTCGGTACAGATCCCGCGCATTGGCCAGGAAGTGATCGTCAGCTTTCTCGAAGGCGACCCCGATCGGCCGATCATCACCGGTCGGGTGTACAACGCCGAGCAAACCGTACCTTATGCGCTGCCCGCCAATGCTACGCAGAGCGGCACCAAAAGCCGTTCAAGCAAGGGCGGCACGCCGGCGAACTTCAACGAAATCCGCATGGAAGACAAGAAAGGCGCCGAGCAGCTGTACATCCACGCCGAGCGCAACCAGGACATTGCCGTGGAAGTGGATGAAAGCCACTGGGTGGGCCGCGACCGGCGCAAGAACATCGACCGCAATGAAACCGTGCGGATTGGCGAAGACCGACTGCGGGCCGTGCAGTGCAACGATGCCCTGCTCGTCGGCGGAACCAAGAGCGACAGCATCAGCACCCAATACCTCGTGGAGGCGGGCTCGCAGATTCGACTGGTGTGTGGCAAGAGCGTGCTGGAGTTCAACGCCAGTGGCGAGATCAACATCTCGGGCACCGCGTTCAACATCTACGCCAGTGGCAACGGCAACATCGACACCGGCGGGCGCCTGGACCTCAACTCCGGTGGCGCCAGCGAAGTGGATCCCAAGGGCAAGGGCATCAAGGGCGTTATCGACGCGGCGGTGAAGGCGCTGTTCCCGGCGAAGGCTAAGCCCTGAGGTTCACCGTGGCGAGGGAGCTTGCTCCCGCTGGGCTGCGTAGCAGCCCCTTTTGTGAGCGCTTCGCACTGGAGCGCCAGCCCGGTCAAACGGGAGCAAGCTCCCTCGCCACGGATTCACCGATAGCCCCGAATACAGAATCAATCGCTCAGAGATTGGCCGGCACAAAATCAGGGCCGCCCAGCTTGTCCCGGACGACCAGGGCTGTGCGCATCAGTGGCCCCCACAAACCGTTCTGGCTGTTCCAACTGGCACCGGCCCAACGCGTATCCTGGACCAACTCAGCCTTGTTGAGCTCAAGCTGCCTCTGAAGGGCCAGCGCCACGGCGCCCATGTCGATCTCGAAGAGGTCGGCATAAAGCCCCTCGGGTCGTGCCTGCTTTTTGCTCAGGCAAAACTGGTAGTACCAGACCCACACCGCAGCGACATAAATCGCCCGATTGCGGTCAGGGTAGGTCGCGAGAATCTTGAGCAAAGCCGCCACGAAGCGCCCGGGAAACTGACTGTCGTGAGTTTGTTGCCAATAACGCAGCACAAGTTGATCGAAAGCCGCGACGACGTTCTGCGGTTCAGCATTGTCATTCTTGGCTTCTTGAAAATAGAACGGCTCGCCGACGAGGAATTTATCCAACTCGTCATTGGCCAGGGCCAGCAGTAATACGTTGTCCAAGGACGCAAATTTCACTCGTTCGTAAGCCGGTACTGACCGGGCTGCGTCCATGCGACTCGCAGGTACTTGCCGCTCAGCAATTGCTCATCGCGAAGGTATTCGAACACTTCGGACGGGCACCATTCCTTGCCCGCAGAAAAGGCCACGCCTAATGAACGGAGTTCATCGAACACCTTGGCCTTTTGCTTGTTGTCCGCGACCTGCAGAACGTAGCTATCTTTCTCTGCCGCATTCGAAAAACCAATGGTCCGCAAAGGCGAATCCAAGGCGTTATCGATGACTTGAACACGAATCACGTCACCGTCCGCTTTTTCCACGTACGCCTTCAACACATCATTAATCACTGACAAATACCTCGGTTAAAGTGGTAATACCGTCCGCATCCTTGGTTGGAATCGATTCGACAACCATTTCTGGAGCTCCACCTGGCAAGTGTTTGCCTGGTCCCAGGAAATATTGGTTCCCCTCCATCGGACTTCTGGGCATGCGCCCCACGACATCATCGACCTGCCTGATCTTGAATCCGCCTTTAAGCGCATCTTTTTCCAAACCAAAGGCGCGCTCCAGTTCTGCAGCTTTTTTACCACTGATGGTGATCTTGGAACGACCCGAAAAATTCCCGATAACGTCGGTGATGCCTTTTTTGTCAGAAACAAAAGTACCGGCCCGGCCAATCGTAGGGTATGTATCCCATGCCGTCGGGCTAATGTTGAATCCTCGATTGTCCTTGAGCATCTGCTCCTGTCGCTGACGAGCCAGGATCGTTCGCTCGGCCGCCGTCATGGGCTTACGTGCCAGCTTCGGACCAGCACCGAGCAGGGCCATGCCTGCCACGCCTTGGAACAAGTCCCGATAGCCGGGGCCGAGACGGTCGCCCAAATCACCTAGCAGCTCCATGCCGACATACAACGCACCACCGACGGCGAGGGCGCCGAAGAAAGCGGCAGCGCCGGCAAAAGCCGCGAGCAACAAGGCTCCGCCCGCCGCCGCCAACCCCAACACTTCCAACCCGGAATGCATCCACCCTTCAAGGTCCAGCACAAACGCCACCGACACCGTCGGCCCGCCGATAAAGGTGTTCGGACTACCCGTCTTGATGTGGGCACCGCAGACCATTTTGCTGTGCAGGCGCGCCGCCGGTTTACCGTTGATGAACACCGTGGCGCTGCCTTCGGCGATCAGCACCGGAAAGGGCCAGATCGGATGGTTCATCGGCAGCCCGGTGCAGGACGACGAAACGTCTTCGCCCGCCCGCATGGCATTGCGGTCGTTGATGTAGACGTTGAAGCTGCCCATGATCAACGCCCCCGTGGTGGGTTCGGGCAGGTTGAAGATGGTGGAGAGGCCCTTGACGATCTGGAACATCGACAAGCCGCCGGCGGCAATCGAGCCGGCCATGATCGCCAGGGCCACGCCGCCGGTGGCGACCGTCGCGGCAACGACCGCCGCGCCGATCAAGGCGCCGGCCACGGCGCCGGCGACCATCGCGGCCAACCCGAACCCGTGGGCGATTTCATCTCCCAGACGTGCTGCTGCCTGTGCATCCATTGCGCGCAACTACCTTACTGATGTGACTGAGTGCTCAGTGGGTCGTATCGATGCTCAAGCAATCGGAGGCTGTGGCTTGAACGAATGCATCGCAAGCTTCCAGGCCGGCTCGTGATAAGGGAAGTCGTTCGGGGTCGTGGTCAAGGTGGTGATCAGCACCGCCGGCTTACGCTCGATGAACACCTGGCGCAGCATCAGGTCGCGCCCCTCGCGTTGCCAGGTGTAATCGAGCAACGTGGTCGTGAGCCCCTGCAACACCGTGTCCCAGCGCTGGACCAGCTTAAAACCCGGCAATTGCTGCTCCGCGCTCTTGAGTTGGCGATCCACGTACTCGGCAAAGGGCGCGTCGCCCTGGCTGGCGTCGCGGCTGATCACAAAACTGGCTTCTTTGGCAGGACCGATAGCCGGCAGCTTGAAAATATTGATGCTCTGGTCTTGCCAGGCATCGGGGATGTCGAGATCGGCTTCTTGAATGCGGTAGGAAGTCACAGTAATCGCTTTCCATGGACGTGAGGTGACGCGCGAAGGAGCAGATATTCAAGTAATGCCTGGCAACAATCAAGAACCGGGTTCCTCTGCCCCGCGTAACAAACTACATTATGCGATCAGCGTCACTTCTCCGGTGATTACCTGCCTGTGCACGGGCTGTCGAAGGGCGCGATCGCTTGATCTTCAGCCTCGAAAGCCGGCAATCTTGCGCAGCATCCAAAGGACTGCGGCAGCGATAAGGACGACCCATGCTATTGAATCAAGCCTCCCGCCTGGCCAAGATCACCAGCCCCCTGGGTCCCGAGGTGCTGTTGCTCAAGGATATGGGCGGCGGCGAAGAGCTGGGGCGGCTGTTCAACTATGAGTTGCAGCTGCATTCGCTGGACAACGCCATCGACCTCAACCAGGTACTCGGCAAGCCGATGTGCGTGAGCCTGCAACTCGATGGCGGTGGCGAGCGGCATTTCCACGGCATCGTCGCGCGCTTCAGCCAGAACGTCGACCAGGGCCAGTTCGCCAGTTATCAAGCCACCTTGCGCCCGTGGCTGTGGCTGCTGACGCGCACCTCGGACTGCCGGATTTTCCAGAACCTGACCATCCCGCAGATCATCAAGCAAGTGTTCCGCGACCTGGGTTTTTCCGATTTCGAAGACGCCCTCAGCCGGCCCTATCGCGAGTGGGAATACTGCGTCCAGTACCGCGAGACCAGCTTCGACTTCGTCAGCCGTCTGATGGAACAGGAAGGCATCTATTACTTCTTCCGCCATGAGCAGGGCCGCCACGTGCTGGTGCTGGCCGACGCCTACGGCGCCCACACCGCCGCGCCCGGCTACGGATCGGTGCCTTATTACCCGAAGAACGAGCAGCAGCGCGAACGCGACCACATCCACGACTGGCACCTGGCGCAGGAAGTCCAGCCGGGTTCGCTGGAACTTAACGACTATGATTTCCAGCGCCCCAGCGCACGCATCGACGTGCGCTCGGCCATGCCCCGGCCGCACGCCGCTGGCGACTATCCGCTGTTCGACTACCCGGGCACCTACGTGCAGAGCGAAGACGGCGAACACTACGCCCGCACCCGCATCGAAGCCTTGCAGACCCTGCATGAACAAGTCGAGTTGGCAGGCAACGCCCGGGGCCTGGGCTCGGGGCATCTGTTCAGCCTCACTGGCTTCACGCGCCAGGACCAGAACCGCGAATACCTGATTGTCGGCGCGCGTTATTACCTCTCCCAGGAAAGCGGTGAAAGCGGCGTCGGCGCGCCTTCGGCGCAATTCGAAAGCAGCCTGACCTGCATCGACGCCCAGCAGAGCTTTCGCCCGATGGCGATCACCCACCGCCCCATCGTCAAGGGCCCGCAAACCGCAATGGTGGTCGGGCCCAAGGGCGAGGAAATCTGGACCGATCAGTTCGGCCGGGTGAAGGTGCATTTCTATTGGGACCGTCACGACCAATCCAACGAGAACAGCTCTTGCTGGATTCGTGTGTCGCAATCCTGGGCCGGCAAGAACTGGGGCTCGATGCAGATTCCGCGCATCGGCCAGGAAGTGATTGTCAGCTTCCTTGAAGGTGATCCCGATAGGCCGATCATCACCGGTCGCGTGTACAACGCCGAGCAGACCGTGCCCTACGATTTGCCCGAGAACGCCACCCAGAGCGGCATGAAAAGCCGTTCAAGCAAGGGCGGCACGCCGGCGAACTTCAACGAAATCCGCATGGAAGACAAAAAAGGCGCCGAGCAACTGTACATCCATGCCGAGCGCAACCAGGACATCGTGGTCGAGGTGGACGAGAGCCATTCGGTGGGCCACGACCGCAACAAGAGCATCGGCCACAACGAAACCGTGACCATCGGCAACAACCGCCTGCGCATCGTCAAGCAGGAGGACATCCTCTCGGTGGGCCAGCGCAAGACTGACAGCATCAGCCAGAGCTACGTCATCGAAGTGGGCGAGAACCTGCGCCTGGTGTGCGGTGAAAGCATTCTGGAGCTCAACGCCAGCGGCCAGATCAACCTGACCGGCGTGCAGATCAGCTTCTATGCCAGCGGCGACGCCGAGTTCAACACCGGCGGCGTGCTGCACCTGAACAATGGCGGCGGCCCCGGTGCCACGCCGGACGGCCAAGGCGTCAAGGGCAGTATCGACGCCAACATCAGCGCCGCGTTCCCCAAGGGCTAATTTCGAGATTTATGCGCCATGACTTACCGCCTCAACGAATTCCAACTTCAACTGCCGCCCAGCGAGTTGCTCGACGCCTCGATCAACATCCTCAAGTTTCCCGAGCTGGGCACCTCCCTGATCGTCAGCCGCAGCCTGCTGGCCGAGGGCGAAACCCTGCAAAGCAACCTCGACGACCAGCTCAAGCGCCTGGAAAAACAAGTCCAGGACTTGCGCTGCCAACCGGGCGCCACCCTGCGCGTGGGCGCCAACCAGGAAGTCGAAGCCATTGAATTGCGCAGCCAGTTCAACAAGGGCAACGAAAAAGTCTTCCAGTATCAACTGGCGCTGGTATTGCCGGGCACGCGCAAGATGCTTGCCCTGAGTTACGTCAAAGCCGAGAAACTGGGCGATGCCGAAGCGGCGCATTGGGCGACGATCAAGGGCTCGCTGGTATTCGACGTCCCGGCTTGATGAGCACATTGCATGTCTGATGCACTCTGGGCCGCCCGGCTAGGCGACGCGCTGAACCACACCTCGATGATGGCCGATATCCTCGGCGGCGTCCTGGAAGTGGCCGCGAACATAGCGATCACCGCGGTGGCGACGACTGCCGTGGTGGCGGCCACGGGTATTACTGTTGCAACCGGCGGCTTGGGTTGCTTCCTGCTCGGCGCGGTGGTGGGCGCCGTGGTCGGCCTCGCCATGAGCAAGACCGGGGCTGACAAGGGGTTGAGCAATATATGCGAGGGCATTGGCAATGCTCTTTTCCCGCCCACGGGGGCGTCGACCTGTCCACGCGGGTGCTAGTGCGCAAAAAAGTGCAACTCAATAACGTCCTGGACCTGACCCGGGCCGATGTGCGCAAGCAACTGGGTGTATCCCTCAAAAGCATCACCGGCAACAAATACACCCAGACCCATCAGATCGGCGCCTGGGCCAAGGCCAACGGCTATGATGGGATCCTGGCGCCGTCGGCCCGAAACCCGACCGGCAGCAACTTGATCTCTTTCGAAGGTTTTTAGAATGGGCTTGGAAGACGAATACGTCGGTGATGCCGATTGGCAGAATTTCGTGCAAGTGTACGAAGAGGATTACCTCAACGATGACGCCCGGGAACTGGCCAAGGCCATGGATGACAACCTGGACATGGCCGTCGTGCTCTGCGGGAAAATGGGACGCGAGAGAGCGCTACAGTGGCTGGAACGGTCCGTGCCCGCCCTGGGCGACAAACGCCCGGCCGATTGCCTCAAGACCCCGAAACTGATCAAGCGGCTGAGAATGACGCTGATGAGCATGCCGTAGTCGAATGGCGGACGAGCTCGGCGGCGGCCCCTGAAAGGCAAGTTTTCCTACAGAAATATCGCATCAACCGATTGCGGTTGCTGCGCAACCGAGCGGGAGCAAGCTCCCTCGCCACGGGTTTTTGGGTGAGTTCGGGGGGGTGTTTATTCGCTGTCCCTTAGCTTTCCACCAAGCCACACATCCTTGCGCCTTTGCCTACAACTACGCCAGAATCCGCCGGCTTGTGCGCCTTGCCCCCGGGCTCTATCGTTTGCCTGCCACTGCCCATCAGTGGTCGGGTTTAGTAGCTCGGTGTATTTAGCAAGGTGTATGGCTCCTATCAATCAGGCGTTTTCATGCCTGTATTTGATGGCGGTTGTGCGCAGGGCGCCTTCGGGCGCGCCGGCTTGCTAAGTCCCCGGTCTACTAACCTGCGTACAGCTGCCACCCTTCTGTTTAGTAGCTAGA
This genomic interval from Pseudomonas alvandae contains the following:
- the tssI gene encoding type VI secretion system Vgr family protein, producing MLLNQASRLAKITSPLGPEVLLLKDMGGGEELGRLFNYELQLHSLDNAIDLNQVLGKPMCVSLQLDGGGERHFHGIVARFSQNVDQGQFASYQATLRPWLWLLTRTSDCRIFQNLTIPQIIKQVFRDLGFSDFEDALSRPYREWEYCVQYRETSFDFVSRLMEQEGIYYFFRHEQGRHVLVLADAYGAHTAAPGYGSVPYYPKNEQQRERDHIHDWHLAQEVQPGSLELNDYDFQRPSARIDVRSAMPRPHAAGDYPLFDYPGTYVQSEDGEHYARTRIEALQTLHEQVELAGNARGLGSGHLFSLTGFTRQDQNREYLIVGARYYLSQESGESGVGAPSAQFESSLTCIDAQQSFRPMAITHRPIVKGPQTAMVVGPKGEEIWTDQFGRVKVHFYWDRHDQSNENSSCWIRVSQSWAGKNWGSMQIPRIGQEVIVSFLEGDPDRPIITGRVYNAEQTVPYDLPENATQSGMKSRSSKGGTPANFNEIRMEDKKGAEQLYIHAERNQDIVVEVDESHSVGHDRNKSIGHNETVTIGNNRLRIVKQEDILSVGQRKTDSISQSYVIEVGENLRLVCGESILELNASGQINLTGVQISFYASGDAEFNTGGVLHLNNGGGPGATPDGQGVKGSIDANISAAFPKG
- a CDS encoding DcrB-related protein; translated protein: MTYRLNEFQLQLPPSELLDASINILKFPELGTSLIVSRSLLAEGETLQSNLDDQLKRLEKQVQDLRCQPGATLRVGANQEVEAIELRSQFNKGNEKVFQYQLALVLPGTRKMLALSYVKAEKLGDAEAAHWATIKGSLVFDVPA
- a CDS encoding RES family NAD+ phosphorylase; this encodes MRKKVQLNNVLDLTRADVRKQLGVSLKSITGNKYTQTHQIGAWAKANGYDGILAPSARNPTGSNLISFEGF
- a CDS encoding PAAR domain-containing protein → MDAQAAARLGDEIAHGFGLAAMVAGAVAGALIGAAVVAATVATGGVALAIMAGSIAAGGLSMFQIVKGLSTIFNLPEPTTGALIMGSFNVYINDRNAMRAGEDVSSSCTGLPMNHPIWPFPVLIAEGSATVFINGKPAARLHSKMVCGAHIKTGSPNTFIGGPTVSVAFVLDLEGWMHSGLEVLGLAAAGGALLLAAFAGAAAFFGALAVGGALYVGMELLGDLGDRLGPGYRDLFQGVAGMALLGAGPKLARKPMTAAERTILARQRQEQMLKDNRGFNISPTAWDTYPTIGRAGTFVSDKKGITDVIGNFSGRSKITISGKKAAELERAFGLEKDALKGGFKIRQVDDVVGRMPRSPMEGNQYFLGPGKHLPGGAPEMVVESIPTKDADGITTLTEVFVSD
- a CDS encoding antitoxin Xre/MbcA/ParS toxin-binding domain-containing protein — protein: MGLEDEYVGDADWQNFVQVYEEDYLNDDARELAKAMDDNLDMAVVLCGKMGRERALQWLERSVPALGDKRPADCLKTPKLIKRLRMTLMSMP
- a CDS encoding DUF1795 domain-containing protein, producing MTSYRIQEADLDIPDAWQDQSINIFKLPAIGPAKEASFVISRDASQGDAPFAEYVDRQLKSAEQQLPGFKLVQRWDTVLQGLTTTLLDYTWQREGRDLMLRQVFIERKPAVLITTLTTTPNDFPYHEPAWKLAMHSFKPQPPIA
- the tssH gene encoding type VI secretion system ATPase TssH; amino-acid sequence: MGEISRAALFGKLNSVAYKAIEAATVFCKLRGNPYVELAHWFHQLLQLQDSDLHRIIRQFNIEPARLARDLTEALDRLPRGSTSITDLSSHVEEAVERGWVYGSLMFGESQVRTGYLVLGILKTPSLRHALLGLSSEFDKVKVEALSERFDEYVGDSPENALTASDGFNAGSVPGEASGAMAPSAMGKQEALKRFTVDLTEQARSGKLDPIVGRDEEIRQLVDILMRRRQNNPILTGEAGVGKTAVVEGFALRIVAGDVPPSLKDVELRSLDVGLLQAGASMKGEFEQRLRQVIEDVQASPKPIILFIDEAHTLVGAGGAAGTGDAANLLKPALARGTLRTVAATTWAEYKKHIEKDPALTRRFQVVQVAEPSEDKALLMMRGVASTMEKHHQVQILDEALEASVKLSHRYIPARQLPDKSVSLLDTACARVAISLHAVPAEVDDSRRRIEALETELQIIAREHAIGVVIGTRQTHSESLLSAERERLAELESRWAEEKTLVDELLETRATLRERVGVVDSEDSSEASDNESHELREKLVDLQQRLTALQGENPLILPTVDYQAVASVVADWTGIPVGRMARNELETVLNLDQHLKKRIIGQDHALQMIAKRIQTSRAGLDNPSKPIGVFMLAGTSGVGKTETALALAEAMYGGEQNVITINMSEFQEAHTVSTLKGAPPGYIGYGEGGVLTEAVRRKPYSVVLLDEVEKAHPDVHEIFFQVFDKGVMEDGEGRVIDFKNTLILLTTNAGTELIAQVCKDPQNVPEPEEIAKALRQPLLEIFPPALLGRLVTIPYYPLSDEMLKAITRLQLNRIKKRVESTHKVAFDYDDAVIDLIVSRCTETESGGRMIDTILTNSLLPDMSREFLTRMLEGKALAGVRISAVDNELKYDFSDAA
- a CDS encoding type VI secretion system Vgr family protein; amino-acid sequence: MLFNQASRLAKITSPLGPEVLLLKDMGGGEELGRLFNYELQLHSLDNAIDLNQVLGKPMCVSVQLDGGGERHFHGIVARFSQNVDQGQFASYQATLRPWLWLLTRTSDCRIFQNLTIPQIIKQVFRDLGFSDFEDALSHPYREWEYCVQYRETSFDFVSRLMEQEGIYYFFRHEQGRHVLVMADAYGAHTRAPGYASVPYYPKNEQQRERDHIHDWHLAQEVQPGSLELNDYDFQRPSARIDVRSAMPRPHAAGDYPLYDYPGTYVQSSDGEHYARTRIEALQTLHEQIELSGNARGLGSGHLFSLTGFSRKDQNREYLIVGARYYLSQESGESGVGAPSAQFESSLTCIDAQQSFRPMAITHRPIVKGPQTALVVGPKGEEIWTDQFGRVKVHFYWDRHDQSNENSSCWIRVSQAWAGKNWGSVQIPRIGQEVIVSFLEGDPDRPIITGRVYNAEQTVPYALPANATQSGTKSRSSKGGTPANFNEIRMEDKKGAEQLYIHAERNQDIAVEVDESHWVGRDRRKNIDRNETVRIGEDRLRAVQCNDALLVGGTKSDSISTQYLVEAGSQIRLVCGKSVLEFNASGEINISGTAFNIYASGNGNIDTGGRLDLNSGGASEVDPKGKGIKGVIDAAVKALFPAKAKP